The region TAGGTATAGATATCTCGTTTGGTCTCTGTCAGCTTCCTGCAGGGATCATACATGCTACATGTTGAGGACCTGCACCGTTCCATCAGAAGGGACGGATCCTATGGAAGAGGTCACGTCTGCTTCCCAGTTTGTTATGGTTGGGCTGCAGGTGCTCCACCAGACTTGGGCATCGTCTCCCTGAATCCCGATCTGCTCTGATCGTGCCCGCGGCACCACATGCGCAGTGGAATTCTGTCTCGTTGTACAGtatattatactactagtactaataCTAAAACAAACCGGAAAATGTCAGTGGCAGTTAGCAGTTAGCGGAGTGCGTGATGGGTGCGCGCGGGGGTGGTGCTGGTGGGCGCCTGCAAGCCAACACGTTACACATGGGGAGGCCGGTGCGCCGAGCGGCCGAGCCAGACGAGATTTGAACAGAAAACAGTAGAGAAACAGACGGGCACCCCCAGACCCCAGTGGACGGAGAGGGGAAAAAAGCTTATATCTCCATGTGCTGTGATCTTGGAGACACTAATTCACACCAACTATAACCGTCAGGCCATGAGCGAGAGGAAAAAAGATTCGGTCTCACGGTCAGAGGTACAGGAACAAGATGCGCCGGGCGGGCGGTATCAGGGAGTTAACGTCTCACGTCTACGTAGCACGGCCGCGAATGCAATGTACTACGTAGTACTTGAGGCACGGTACCGGCGAGTCTTTTCTGTTGCTGTTGGGAAATAGTACGAGAAGATTCATGTAGCACAGCACCTCCTAACTAACTCCGCAGTTAGTTAGCGCCATCACGGGTCATGCCACGAGCGTGAGTGAGAGAGGGAGAGCGCGCCCGCGCGCATGACACAGGCTATGATTATGATCGATCCCGTCGCCCGCTGCGGTCGCCGGTGGCAAGCGAGACCTCACATCAGATTCTGAGACGCCGCCACAACAACCTACAAGAGGATGGCCGTGCATCGCAGTGCAGTACGGCGTTTTACAAGTtgcatcctcctcctcggcctcagccCCCAGCCAAGCCACCCAACCGAGGACAGACACGCGCACCGTGGCTTCCACACTAGTGCTCGTCGGCGAGAGACACCGAGGCTGGCGGACGTGTTGATGCGTGAACAAGATTGAAATCCGCGCCAACATGGTTCACACTCCAAATCATTTCGTTTTCGTACCTTGACTGGCTTAAAAAAATGGAAACGAAGCCAACGTGCTTGCCGTTTCAATTTTTTGTGGGGTAAATGTCACGTCAAATCTATTCGGATCCGAGCTACTGCTAGCCCAGTTTAAGGCCAGGTTAGGAGCACGACGACACGTAGCATACGGCGGAGCAAAGCAAAGCCGGAAAGCAAAAACAGCCGCTTTGCTGTTTTACAGCTCCCGCACACACAACGCGCGTTCTCTACAAAACGCACAATAAACCAGTGGGAAACAAAAGCtaactcaaaagaaaaaaaaaataagaATAAACAAAAAAGTAAATCAAGCTAGACCGGCCTAAATTTGCAGTGCCCGAGACGCCATGAGCCAAAGAAACCTGGCCAAAAAAGCATGTTTATTATACCAGAATGACTAATTCACGTCTAGATATTTTTTAAGCATGTCACATCTAAATAGTTCATCACATAATAAGGGGCTTCAAGATTTGTACAAAATatatttttaattgttttttgcTGATGTTGTGCCATGTCATgcttagatgtgacatagttatgtcacatccagATGAGTCCTAGCCACACCCTTGTTATACAGTGCAAAAGAAACATGTTTATTTATATACTTAGAAAACAAAATGAAACATGCGAACCAAACCGTCAGACGATGGTATCCTAGCCTATTAGGGTTCAAATTTGATGATACGATGACAGTCAATTGgatgctcatagggataggatgTGTGTATGTGTCTTCATAGGAATGAGTGTATATACGTATATATGAAATCGTCACGCCAACGCACAGCAAATCGTTCAAGTTATTACACAGAGAAGAGAGGAGGGCTAAATGAGCAgcggggaaaaggaagaggaatatTCCAATCCTTttccgttctctctctctctccccctcttcccccttccctcctcCGCCATATAAACTTGTCCACGAAAGGCAGCCGGcgagagaggagagaaaggaaagggagcCGAAGAAAGCTCTCCCCCCCTCCCCAAATTTCACCTTATTTCTTCTGCCCCTCTCCTCGCCCGGACCCCGGCCGGATTCCcccgcaggaggaggaggaggaggaggaggggatgggGAGGGAGGACAGGTTCCCGGTCTGGGAGGCCGCGCTCGGCGCCGGGGTCGCCGCCGTCTTCGCCGCGGGCCTCGTCGGGGTCTACCTCTCCATGCCGGACTCCGACTACAGCTTCCTCAAGCTGCCCCGCAACCTCCACGAACTCCAAATCCTCACGTAATCATCATTCCCCTTCCTCCATTTCCTGTTTCGGTTGGTGCGTCGTTGGTTGCGTCCGCGCGAGCCTCCCGTCCTTTTCGGGCAATCGCATGCCGCAAGTTTCCTCATTCGCGTAGTTTTCGTGGTCTCGTCATTGCGTCGCCCATCTTCCTCTATGTTTGGAGGAGAAGAGGCGATTCGATTTGCGTTCCCTTAATTGTTAGTACTCTAGAGCGCGTCGGTCGGTTTATGCGGATCTGCCGACGAGTAGATTTGCAGATTTCTTTATGCCATTGCGTTCTGCGCGGAGATTTTGGGGTAGGTTTTCAATGCAGAAACCACCTGCTTTTCATGGATCCAAGCCCATCGTGANNNNNNNNNNNNNNNNNNNNNNNNNNNNNNNNNNNNNNNNNNNNNNNNNNNNNNNNNNNNNNNNNNNNNNNNNNNNNNNNNNNNNNNNNNNNNNNNNNNNNNNNNNNNNNNNNNNNNNNNNNNNNNNNNNNNNNNNNNNNNNNNNNNNNNNNNNNNNNNNNNNNNNNNNNNNNNNNNNNNNNNNNNCTTTTTGATTTGGTAACGACCTCAGCCTTTGTTTGGTAGGCTTATTTTTCTCCATGCAAGAAGGGGGGAATGGATCTGGTTACAAAAAAAATATTCAGTTCATGTTGCATCTTTGATAAATTTGGGCATGTATGAACTGCCGATTTGTTTCAAACTGACTTCCAAATTTGGAGTATGGGGCCTTCAAACAAGAGCTCCAGCTCTGATTAATGTTTTATCTTGTTAGTCTAACATAACAGGATAGAGCTGAAATTAAAGCCTGCATTTCCAATTCCAGTCTAGCATGGTTCCCTGGACTAACTTATAATAATAAAAGAAATCCAACACATTGTTTTCTTGCTGAAGTGAGCAatcatttattttattttcctcaaaTTACCATGTCACTTTCTTGCCACTTTGCCAGCTATTGCCGAGATATGCATTGGACCTGGTCCTGGCATGTTTCATGTGCCTTCTGTTTAGTATTGATAATCACCACACGGAACATGTATCTGTCGCAGATGTGTGAGCTATCTGCACGCTTTACAGTTATGCAATGCACGTCGCGTTATGATTCCATTTCTATTGCGATTATTTTCTTATAAGCTCAAGTGCATGTGTACTGGGAGTGTCCAGTTGCTTGTGCTGCGTGCTGACGATGGAATTTTTTCCCCTTCAGTTTCTAACCCTCAAATGGTTTCCTTGCAGTGGCCATCTTGAGAACTATACCAGTGACTACACCGTACAGGTGTTGATAGGTTACTGTGCTGTGTACATTTTCATGCAGACCTTCATGATCCCAGGGACAATATTCATGTCATTGCTTGCTGGTGCTCTATTCGGGCAACTCCGGGGTGTGGCTCTGGTTGTCTTTGCTGCCTCAGCTGGTGCTTCTTCATGCTTTTTCCTGTCGAAGCTGATTGGAAAACCACTGGTGTTCGTGCTGTGGCCAGACAAGCTCACATTTTTCCAGAAGCAGGTAATAAGTTACAGCACCAATATTAGTCAATGTGGTTTTATTTCAACACTGTGTAGTGTCATAACATCTTAATTTTCTGTGGGGATGCTTAAAAATAATTTGGATCACTCTACTCTTTGATTCAAGATCCTTTAGAACTGTGTAGTAACTCTTAGCTGAAAATGGGTGATTTGTCTGCAATTCCAGGTTGCCAAAAGAAGAGAAAAGCTGTTGAATTACATGCTTTTCCTCAGGGTCACCCCAACATTGCCAAATACCTTCATCAACTTGGCATCGCCCATTGTTGATGTGCCCTTCCATACCTTCTTATTGGCAACTCTTATCGGTCTCATCCCAGCAGCCTACGTGACTGTGAGGGTAAAGTTTCTTGCTTCAGATATAATGCATGTCCATATACTGCCCTTGAGTGCGTACAATGTTTGTGCTAACTTCAATCCCACTGCCTGCTTCATTTCTTGTATCCAGGCTGGGATTGCTCTGGGAGAGCTAACATCGCTCAGCGACCTGTACGATACCCAGTCAGTAGCTCTGCTGTTCTTGATCGGGGTGGTCTCGGTCACACCAGCATTGCTGAGCAAGGACGAGGCGCAAGAAAAGGTACCAGAAGTTGCAGCAGGCGCCTCATGAACACCGAAGAGGAGTCACCTAGCCCACCTGTACATACCAAGGCACAGCATGCGGCGGCTTCATTGGATTTGGGCCTACAGGCCTTGTGAGGTGGATAACACATGGTCTGCGAGTTCACACGACGACACAGCAGCATGGCAGGACCTTGGACCCCAAGTCTGCCCATCACCCGCCTGCTGAAGATCTGTGTTGCCATGAGAACACTGTTTCATTTCATGGTCACCCCCCACATTGTTTGTTATGAATGAATCTGGGAAGCACAATGCCCGTCCACAGGCAAGATGCTTCGGATGTGTAGACAAGTAGTGTGTGTGCCGTTCGTCAGCCTGCGATGCTGTTTATTAGATGGAACAGGCAGCTAGTCCAAATCCTTGTATATATATTGACCAGATTCATTCAATCAATATTCAGTGGTTCAATGACAATTTGTCTGTTGCTGTGCCGTTCCCCTTCTTATGTGtagtttgattttttttttcatttctcctctTAATCTGCTTGCCATTTTCGTCCCATTTTCTCTGATGTGTGACCATGATGTTGATGTTTTTTTTTCCCCCACTGTATAATGATCATGATCTGTTTTAGGGAAACACCATGATAAAGTTTCCTTTTCTTTTAGATGACATCATGATGAACCTGATAGATACTgtctaattttattttattttagctgGTAGTGTCAAGTTGTGGACCAGTTTTTTTTAACTGGCAAGCTGTTCTCTGAGAGATTAGAGAGGTTTTTCCAGTTGAATTCTAGGGCAACTTCTTTTTTTTAAGTGACGGCAACTTTTTTTTGAGGGGGAATTTTAAGGCAACTAAGGCCAGATATTTGGACGGGCCAAATTGGGGCAGTAAAGCCCAGATGAAGTTTTAAGATGTTTTTTTAGGAGAACTTTTAAGATGGGCTTTGACTGGCCTTGGCCCATCAATGTAGTGGTCACGATCCCGCCGGCTCCATTGGTCAGACAGACCAGCGCACGGACGCGCCGCAAGCCGCCAAGCCGGAGAGCGAAGCACATGCTGGgtcttctccgccgccgcgccccatcCTCGCCGGCGGCGAGCCTCCAACTAGTGAGTCCTGCTACCGTCCTGCTGTTTGTGTTCCGCTGTCTACCAATCGCTCTGTTAGCTCCGCCTCGTGTACTGCTTTGGTGGATTTGGGAAGTTGTTGGCCGCGAGAAAAATCCAAGGATCCAGATACATGTTGCTTCGCTGTAGAACCCAAACCTGGGTAGGAGGAGTAGATGTAGGGCCAAGCAGAGAAATGGCTATATCATATCGGAGCTCTGTGCTTGTGCGGTGTGTCGTTGGGAAGGTCGGACAGGGGTCAAGGGTCTCGATTAGTGTGGAATTTTAATGAGGCTTCGGTGTAAAACGCGAACTCGTAGTTTCAtgaaaaatagtactccctccgtcccaaaataagtgtcttgagcttagtacaaatttgtactagagctagtacaaagttgagacacttattttgggacagagggagtagtatatttcgATTGTTTCTGCTTGCGATGGTGAAGTCCGATTGCACTTTTTGGTGATCCTGTCGTGATATTTTGGCCTCTGAAATGTGCAGTTCCAGTGCTGTTACCATGGAAGCAGCGAGAGACTATTGCCTTGCCGAGGTAAGTTTGGGATCTAGCCATACCGTACTCCTCTTTTCCTAGTTTTTAATCACTGGCGACCAGAAACAGAAGATTAGATCATACCATGGCTTAATAGCTTCCTACTTCAGTTATGCTCTTCATTCTCATTGGTTCAGTCAATTATAATTGTTTGCACTTCTTTCGCCTACTCCGCATTGCACAGAGAAGACCAGGAAGTTTCATATGGTCTCAATTGGGCTATTGCTGCGAGAGGTGTCGTCGTAAAAGACAAGGTCTTCTATAACTTGGAGCCGTCAGAGCTTCAGAAAAGTGGTACTACTTATGCAGGTATATACAAATTAGTGCCGTTTAGTCATGATGTGTATATTTACATTTGATGCTGCAGATGTATAACCTGGTACTTGTTTCTGGAGCATGCAGAGCGTTTGTCTGGTACTCCACTTCATGTTAAAGGAAATGTCATCGGTGGCTTCCCTGATATTTCAGGAGCTCAATTTGCAAAGCTTCTGAAACAGGTAGGTTATTTATTTATTATCATTTTACTCTCCATGGCTAGGTGACACAATGATTCTCATGAACTGACGGAAATTCAGAAGCACCGTTGGCCTCATTTTGTCAGCTGACAGAATTTTAACTTACTACTTTCCAGTTGAGCTTCAGTGTCAATGTGTTTGATTGTCTGTTTGCTTCTGTTAGGTGACCTTTCACCTTTCATCCATCTCAAGTCTTTATGTCCAAGATGGTGCCATTGGTTCCTCTGCTGAATGCGATGCAAAGGTCCGTGTTATTAGTGACAACCCCTCTGCCATCATGTCACTCTCCGGTATTCTTCAGAAAATACCAGACCGTGCGATTTCCCACGACACATGCCCTTTGACTATATATGTTTCCAGTTCCATCAGGTAATTTATCTTGTTAGTTCTTCTACGCATGATGTAATTTGTGCATGCATTCAAGTTGCCACCAAGAGCTCAGAGCATTAACTGTAGTTGGCCATAACATAAGACTGATGTCGTCTATTGTCTTTCTTGTCGTGCATTGCTTAACAGCACCAACGTCAGGAATGCTCTGGGTTCAGGGACACGATATGCAAATGGAGTTGCAGTGGCAGACATAGAGCGCTCATCACTTATCCTATGTGGTAAAGCATTTGCTGATTCCGCGATGCTAAAAGATGCTCTTTCCGCTTTGGCTGCCCCTGTACTGTCTGCAAGAGGAGGCCTCCCCGTCCCTGGCTGGTAGATTCTGCCTGATATTTCTTTTTACCCTTTCCCTAAATATGGTATTCATCTTCCATACTGTGTGTATCAGGCTTCTGTCTTCTTGCGCTTCTGTTGTACTGCTGTTTGCTCCAGTGGAGGTCATCAAGTCCTGCTCCGAAATTCAGGATGTTCTTGTGTCCACTGATAGCGGTGTAGTTATCTCTTCTAAACAATCCAGTGTGCTTTTCCCAACAAAGTCAAGAGCACCACAGTTGTTTACCAAACCAGCTACAGTGGTTGTTGTATCATCTGATAGGTAATGGAGAGCATGTGCTTCATGGGTACAAGTAGCAAGTTAACAGCATTTAATGGTGTGTGTTTCTGGATGGTTAAAATGAGAAGGAATGAGACATTATATCTGCAGTGCTAACAATATGTTACCTTCTTCTGTACTTTCAGCACTGATGCCCTACCATTGGTATCAAAGCTCACTCCAGGTCAGGCAGCTTACCATTTCTTAGCAGGATATGAGGATGGTAAATTTGTCCCAGCTTACAACAGGGCCCCCTCTCCTTTTGACCAGCTTGCCCTCGCAAATTCCTTATTTCTGCATGTATGTTGCATAATTTCCTTGCTTTTTTCCTCTCTAGTCTTTAGCTACCCTTTATTACAACAATTGTTGGTTTAGTATGAACGTGAGAACGTCAAATCTGAGAAAGTCGAGTCTCTACCCTTGCAGTTGAAAAAAGACAAGACACCAACTTATCTGATCAATGCCAAGAGTTCCGGAAAGCAAATTGACGGTACAGTTAACATTTAGCGTCCCCTCCATTCATTATTCTGTTTGATTTTCTGGAACGGAGGACACTTCAGACACTATGAATTGCAGGCAAGGACTTGATGAAACTAATCGAGCTGGCGCAATCTAACGACATGCCAGACAGCAGCAAGCCTGAGGACACTAGAGGTAAATAGCTGTTATGGCACCAAACATATAGTCAACACCAACCATCTAGTGTCGTACTCGTTTTTCTGTCGTTGAAGTACATGCCGTTTGATTGCAGTGGCTGAACTCAAGGGGAAGTACAGGGGCTTTATATCCGGCAAGTTTGGCAAATATTTACCCGAGGAGTTCTCATTCTGATAGATACAAGTGTTAAAACCT is a window of Triticum dicoccoides isolate Atlit2015 ecotype Zavitan chromosome 2B, WEW_v2.0, whole genome shotgun sequence DNA encoding:
- the LOC119365558 gene encoding uncharacterized membrane protein At4g09580-like, whose amino-acid sequence is MGREDRFPVWEAALGAGVAAVFAAGLVGVYLSMPDSDYSFLKLPRNLHELQILTGHLENYTSDYTVQVLIGYCAVYIFMQTFMIPGTIFMSLLAGALFGQLRGVALVVFAASAGASSCFFLSKLIGKPLVFVLWPDKLTFFQKQVAKRREKLLNYMLFLRVTPTLPNTFINLASPIVDVPFHTFLLATLIGLIPAAYVTVRAGIALGELTSLSDLYDTQSVALLFLIGVVSVTPALLSKDEAQEKVPEVAAGAS
- the LOC119365559 gene encoding uncharacterized protein LOC119365559; this encodes MLGLLRRRAPSSPAASLQLFQCCYHGSSERLLPCRDQEVSYGLNWAIAARGVVVKDKVFYNLEPSELQKSGTTYAERLSGTPLHVKGNVIGGFPDISGAQFAKLLKQVTFHLSSISSLYVQDGAIGSSAECDAKVRVISDNPSAIMSLSGILQKIPDRAISHDTCPLTIYVSSSISTNVRNALGSGTRYANGVAVADIERSSLILCGKAFADSAMLKDALSALAAPVLSARGGLPVPGWLLSSCASVVLLFAPVEVIKSCSEIQDVLVSTDSGVVISSKQSSVLFPTKSRAPQLFTKPATVVVVSSDSTDALPLVSKLTPGQAAYHFLAGYEDGKFVPAYNRAPSPFDQLALANSLFLHLKKDKTPTYLINAKSSGKQIDGKDLMKLIELAQSNDMPDSSKPEDTRVAELKGKYRGFISGKFGKYLPEEFSF